From Sulfolobales archaeon, a single genomic window includes:
- a CDS encoding DNA methyltransferase, with protein MDQVAKEIYRVLKPGGYLGILIGDTRIHKHYVPISHHVLQILLRRGFILREEVVKIQHKMKTTREVWRKLRNRDFLLIYHEKLFILRKPKNTGEYKEYRYSSYINLNWRSDS; from the coding sequence ATGGATCAGGTTGCTAAAGAGATATATAGGGTTTTAAAGCCAGGTGGGTATCTAGGTATTCTCATAGGGGATACAAGGATCCACAAACACTATGTCCCAATATCCCACCACGTCCTCCAGATCCTCCTTAGAAGGGGCTTTATATTGAGGGAGGAGGTGGTGAAGATCCAGCATAAGATGAAGACAACAAGAGAGGTTTGGAGGAAGCTGAGGAACAGGGATTTCCTCCTAATATACCACGAGAAGCTCTTCATACTAAGAAAGCCTAAGAACACAGGCGAGTATAAGGAGTATAGATACAGTTCATATATAAACCTGAACTGGAGATCGGACAGTTAA